A single region of the Anopheles funestus chromosome X, idAnoFuneDA-416_04, whole genome shotgun sequence genome encodes:
- the LOC125767429 gene encoding 40S ribosomal protein S10b-like has product MFMPKAHRVAIYEYLFKEGVLVAQKDFYAPKHPELENIPNLHVIKTMQSLKSKNFVKEQFAWRHYYWYLTNEGIEYLRAYLHLPAEIVPSTLKRAARSEPQRARTQAGPRPEGPKSGEDRQAYRRMQQAAPADKKGDVGVGTGELEYRGGFGRGNRM; this is encoded by the exons ATGTTCATGCCAAAAGCGCATCGCGTCGCCATCTACGAGTACCTCTTCAAGGAGGGTGTGCTGGTAGCGCAGAAAGATTTCTACGCCCCGAAGCATCCAGAGCTGGAGAACATCCCGAACCTGCATGTCATCAAGACGATGCAGTCGCTCAAGTCGAAGAACTTCGTGAAGGAGCAGTTCGCCTGGCGCCATTACTATTGGTATCTGACCAACGAGGGTATTGAGTATTTGCGTGCGTACCTGCATCTGCCGGCAGAAATCGTGCCGTCGACGCTGAAGCGAGCGGCCCGTTCGGAACCACAGCGCGCCCGCACCCAAGCTGGTCCCCGTCCGGAAGGTCCGAAGAGTGGCGAGGATCGTCAGGCGTACCGGCGCATGCAGCAGGCGGCTCCGGCCGATAAGAAGGGTGATGTCGGTGTTGGTACCGGCGAGCTAGAATAC CGTGGTGGATTCGGTCGTGGTAACCGTATGTGA
- the LOC125767432 gene encoding uncharacterized protein LOC125767432, with amino-acid sequence MEPNGGKDQNNGKGEQPPNEFLQTLVAFLIAKNRAEAEHNRAVLTTVRDQLDRFLRRASNAITGFTYPPGSDAAAPEQETNQEPEAEVKTNEDDPVASTGGRRDSADSMDLTDMKSEVYDLSGIFMERSENNSDKSDDH; translated from the exons ATGGAACCGAACGGAGGAAAGGATCAGAACAATGGCAAAGGTGAGCAGCCACCTAACGAGTTTCTACAAACACTCGTTGCTTTCTTGATCGCCAAAAACCGGGCGGAAGCGGAGCATAATCGGGCGGTTTTGACGACCGTGCGTGACCAGTTAGATAGATTTTTGCGGCGCGCATCTAACGCAATAACCGGTTTCACTTACCCACCGGGAAGTGATGCTGCTGCTCCGGAACAAGAAACCAACCAGGAGCCTGAAGCGGAAGTAAAGACGAATGAGGATGATCCGGTCGCGTCCACCGGGGGACGCCGTGACTCGGCGGATTCGATGGACTTGACTGACATGAAATCCGAAGTGTACGACCTTTCCGGTATTTTCATGGAACGTTCGGAAAAC AATTCCGACAAATCGGACGATCATTAA
- the LOC125767336 gene encoding uncharacterized protein LOC125767336 isoform X1, which yields MDFFKSKGLFPVCSWCSLVFATYRYLSVRFMCLHILNHSEQACVLAFMCVVITNTCHRACHPCISGVLPPLPKLPKLKKLRQWNGGSLLSLNQFPNLPAAFNLGSGGGGVPSASTSTAAANSASSVPRGDFARQQHHPAPPRKQQHIRHSSDISIISAAVSSRTPADYSHRDNLGLYALKCDRSAAKRGILLNLPRKITQAVGGSEPSGVPPPATMVHEKFSPCKRRPVIVASELPVIKPPPRRRKRPPANEQRMNQPRPGQQQPEDMDLSRWQKNSSELFRIVERESASAARARSAGGVGLMLTKKPHRAVPPKRNPLFDGPTTSSSDGAVVELVEQVKAQSVDNLLAMRYHRRRRGAFAEPERAREESDSESDRQAQSLRIHQHHHHIHHRRTSSAVNGKVTPSVATDQPMTHQLVNAPQRNIQLTSGAISLPTTAPVGTPSHPFPLDRACDFSIDNNSDEIEVRFRKGYSTDESSETVTNVAVKLDDTERRSTNPDNLPLPPRVVQLRRTDTGSANRAKVAGSPSRMVPKTEPDATGVQTDASTVRQFVPLAEVLRKSIDSAELKRKWINDFLSQGSETNGPEEGPMPKFGGSNAVEPFVPQLDIVQRMDRQLEELEGVDCPSANTRRQGSNGSVDIFRKTNCDFDEFDELFTSAERTEQSGGRKTVKLSEQITYIDRSSTTSNLCFSSSSFSCASMEDGKPSLPSSAPPSLPPPPPPPPPPPPPPLPPPPHLPTPANGGKVCMDDGRRGKRQPSGERKSIAHSEPPGRCLTGYKSTVKIQDYSSKHLQRVRYLSSPSPSRSSVVELHTQDNHRLTDSGSETDPNTDNGQQRNVNNNVVLPLNVRNNANSYVRADEFSASNSKRQQQGHDVSLRTDNDQNRQIHLVGEQHEYSNRTQQDVAKSNAIAPLPHPGSSENLPEIKHCAAEQRRPNHDVKPDRQPEPTGNIRIRSVLPDYSEYYNEEGVIII from the exons ATGGATTTCTTTAAAAGTAAGGGCCTTTTTCCGGTGTGTAGCTGGTGTAGTCTAGTTTTTGCTACCTACCGCTATCTCTCTGTACGATTTATGTGTCTGCACATTCTTAACCACTCTGAACAAGCATGTGTGTTAGCGTTTATGTGCGTTGTTATAACAAACACCTGCCACCGTGCGTGTCACCCTTGTATTTCAGGTGTGTTGCCACCGTTGCCGAAATTGCCCAAGTTGAAAAAACTACGCCAATGGAATGGTGGCTCACTGTTGAGTCTCAACCAGTTCCCAAATCTGCCCGCAGCATTCAATcttggtagtggtggtggaggtgttCCATCCGCATCCACCAGTACTGCAGCAGCAAACAGTGCTAGTTCGGTACCACGTGGTGATTTCGCACGCCAGCAACATCATCCTGCTCCACCGCGCAAACAGCAGCACATACGCCATTCGTCCGACATTTCGATCATCTCGGCGGCGGTAAGCAGTAGAACACCGGCCGATTACAGCCACCGGGACAATCTCGGTCTGTACGCGCTCAAGTGTGATCGTAGTGCGGCTAAGCGAGGCATTCTGTTGAATCTGCCACGGAAGATAACGCAGGCGGTCGGTGGCTCGGAACCGTCCGGTGTTCCGCCACCGGCAACAATGGTgcatgaaaaattttccccctgCAAGCGACGTCCGGTCATCGTCGCTAGTGAGCTGCCGGTGATTAAACCACCcccgagaagaagaaaacgtcCGCCAGCAAACGAACAGCGGATGAATCAACCGAGACCAGGCCAACAGCAACCGGAGGACATGGATTTGAGCCGATGGCAGAAGAACAGCAGCGAGTTGTTTCGTATCGTGGAACGTGAGTCGGCTAGTGCGGCACGTGCTAGATCAGCTGGAGGTGTTGGTTTGATGCTGACGAAGAAACCGCATCGGGCTGTGCCACCGAAGAGAAATCCACTTTTTGACGGACCAACAACATCCAGCAGCGACGGTGCTGTGGTAGAGCTGGTGGAACAAGTGAAGGCCCAATCGGTCGACAATCTGCTGGCGATGCGATATCATCGCCGCCGCCGGGGAGCATTTGCCGAGCCGGAAAGAGCGCGGGAAGAGAGTGACAGTGAATCGGATCGACAGGCACAATCGTTGCGCATCCATCAACACCATCACCACATTCATCACCGGCGTACATCGTCGGCTGTAAATGGAAAAGTCACTCCATCCGTTGCTACTGATCAACCTATGACCCATCAACTGGTCAATGCACCGCAGCGTAACATACAACTAACGTCGGGTGCAATCTCACTACCGACAACGGCACCGGTCGGCACACCGTCACATCCCTTCCCACTGGATCGTGCGTGCGACTTTTCCATCGACAACAATTCTGACGAGATTGAGGTACGGTTCCGGAAGGGTTACAGTACGGACGAGAGTAGCGAAACGGTCACCAACGTGGCAGTGAAGCTGGATGACACAGAGCGTAGGTCTACCAATCCGGATAACTTGCCTCTACCGCCACGTGTAGTGCAATTACGGCGCACCGACACGGGATCAGCGAATCGGGCAAAAGTGGCCGGATCACCTAGCCGTATGGtgccaaaaaccgaaccggaTGCAACCGGTGTACAAACCGATGCATCCACAGTTCGACAGTTCGTACCGCTTGCCGAGGTACTGCGGAAATCGATCGACAGTGCGGAACTAAAGCGTAAATGGATTAATGACTTTCTATCGCAAGGCAGTGAAACGAATGGTCCAGAGGAGGGACCAATGCCAAAATTCGGTGGCAGCAATGCGGTTGAACCGTTCGTACCACAGCTGGACATTGTGCAGCGTATGGACCGTCAGCTGGAAGAGCTGGAAGGAGTGGATTGCCCATCGGCGAACACCCGGCGACAGGGTTCGAACGGTAGTGTCGATATATTCCGCAAGACGAACTGTGATTTCGACGAATTTGATGAACTGTTTACATCGGCCGAACGCACGGAACAGTCCGGTGGACGAAAAACAGTGAAGCTAAGCGAACAGATCACGTACATCGATCgcagcagcaccaccagcaATCTATGCTTCTCCTCCTCTTCCTTCTCGTGTGCGAGTATGGAGGATGGAAAGCCATCGTtaccatcatcagcaccaccatcattaccacctcctcctcctcctcctcctcctccacctccGCCGCCgcttccaccaccacctcaTCTACCGACTCCAGCAAATGGAGGAAAGGTATGTATGGACGATGGTAGACGCGGCAAACGGCAACCTTCTGGTGAGAGAAAATCAATCGCACACAGCGAACCACCCGGACGTTGTTTAACCGGATATAAAAGTACGGTCAAAATTCAGGATTACAGCAGTAAGCATCTGCAACGTGTACGGTACCTTTCATCGCCATCACCGTCACGCAGCTCGGTAGTAGAACTGCACACCCAGGATAACCATCGGCTGACCGATTCTGGCAGCGAAACCGATCCGAACACCGATAATGGTCAGCAACGGAATGTAAACAATAATGTAGTGCTTCCTTTAAATGTCCGCAATAATGCGAATAGTTACGTACGTGCCGATGAGTTTTCTGCTTCCAATAGCAAGCGACAACAGCAAGGACATGATGTGTCATTGCGCACCGACAATGATCAGAACCGGCAGATACACTTGGTGGGTGAGCAACATGAATACAGCAACCGAACCCAGCAAGATGTGGCAAAGTCTAACGCTATTGCACCACTGCCCCATCCGGGGAGTTCGGAAAACCTGCCAGAG ATTAAACACTGCGCAGCCGAGCAACGTCGACCAAACCACGACGTGAAACCGGATCGTCAACCAGAGCCAACCGGCAACATTCGCATCAGAAGTGTTCTACCGGACTACAGTGAATACTATAACGAGGAGGGTGTCATTATTATATGA
- the LOC125767407 gene encoding GDP-D-glucose phosphorylase 1: MLKTCPTYTLSSSLEDACADPQLQRLLETTWSERHDAGVGFRYHLNIERERVADGKFGFLILLNRERLTERRQPHAFLLDAPFDASRFNFNRVDPAEIQLELFCPFPTTVLINNSPVTVYHSLVVPNRQGSHSQLLTPEGIRVAFELLLRLPDRRYRIGYNSPGAQASVNHLHLHLLRIDTDLYVQRTELIAVRGMPLLYRLPDHVPAQGYCFVLRDPARDLERVCSGLQKLIDTLLDRKMAHNLFWTWDHLQHGVEIRAFVFPRSKQCVNKVACSFNAAFLELCGFVSVGEVNDFEQLTEATIVQALREAQGDVYGALGDLFPIVTADDS; the protein is encoded by the exons ATGTTGAAGACGTGTCCTACATACACACTGTCCAGCTCACTGGAAGATGCATGTGCTGATCCCCAATTACAGCGTCTGTTAGAAACAACCTGGTCCGAAAGACATGATGCCGGTGTCGGCTTTCGCTACCATCTTAACATCGAACGTGAGCGAGTGGCTGACGGAAAGTttggttttctcattttg CTTAACCGGGAACGACTGACAGAACGTCGGCAGCCGCATGCATTTCTGCTGGATGCACCCTTCGACGCATCCCGGTTCAACTTTAACCGTGTAGATCCAGCCGAGATACAGCTGGAACTGTTCTGTCCATTCCCGACAACGGTACTGATCAACAACAGTCCGGTGACGGTGTACCATTCGCTGGTGGTACCGAACCGACAGGGTTCCCATTCGCAGCTACTCACACCGGAAGGGATACGTGTGGCGTTCGAGCTATTGCTACGCCTGCCGGACCGCCGCTACCGGATCGGTTACAACAGTCCCGGTGCACAGGCCTCCGTCAATCATCTCCATCTACATCTGCTTCGCATCGATACGGATCTCTACGTGCAGCGTACG GAGCTGATAGCGGTACGTGGTATGCCGCTGCTGTATCGCTTACCGGACCATGTTCCCGCCCAAGGTTATTGTTTCGTACTGCGTGATCCAGCCCGTGACCTTGAGCGTGTTTGTAGCGGATTGCAGAAGCTGATCGATACACTGCTGGACCGTAAGATGGCACATAACCTTTTCTGGACCTGGGACCATCTGCAGCACGGTGTAGAAATACGTGCGTTTGTGTTTCCCCGGTCGAAGCAGTGCGTTAATAAGGTCGCCTGTTCGTTCAATGCCGCGTTTCTCGAACTGTGCGGGTTCGTGTCCGTCGGCGAGGTAAACGATTTCGAACAGCTGACGGAGGCTACGATTGTGCAGGCACTGCGGGAAGCACAGGGCGATGTGTACGGTGCATTAGGTGACCTATTTCCGATAGTTACTGCTGATGATTCTTAA
- the LOC125767336 gene encoding uncharacterized protein LOC125767336 isoform X2: MDFFKSVLPPLPKLPKLKKLRQWNGGSLLSLNQFPNLPAAFNLGSGGGGVPSASTSTAAANSASSVPRGDFARQQHHPAPPRKQQHIRHSSDISIISAAVSSRTPADYSHRDNLGLYALKCDRSAAKRGILLNLPRKITQAVGGSEPSGVPPPATMVHEKFSPCKRRPVIVASELPVIKPPPRRRKRPPANEQRMNQPRPGQQQPEDMDLSRWQKNSSELFRIVERESASAARARSAGGVGLMLTKKPHRAVPPKRNPLFDGPTTSSSDGAVVELVEQVKAQSVDNLLAMRYHRRRRGAFAEPERAREESDSESDRQAQSLRIHQHHHHIHHRRTSSAVNGKVTPSVATDQPMTHQLVNAPQRNIQLTSGAISLPTTAPVGTPSHPFPLDRACDFSIDNNSDEIEVRFRKGYSTDESSETVTNVAVKLDDTERRSTNPDNLPLPPRVVQLRRTDTGSANRAKVAGSPSRMVPKTEPDATGVQTDASTVRQFVPLAEVLRKSIDSAELKRKWINDFLSQGSETNGPEEGPMPKFGGSNAVEPFVPQLDIVQRMDRQLEELEGVDCPSANTRRQGSNGSVDIFRKTNCDFDEFDELFTSAERTEQSGGRKTVKLSEQITYIDRSSTTSNLCFSSSSFSCASMEDGKPSLPSSAPPSLPPPPPPPPPPPPPPLPPPPHLPTPANGGKVCMDDGRRGKRQPSGERKSIAHSEPPGRCLTGYKSTVKIQDYSSKHLQRVRYLSSPSPSRSSVVELHTQDNHRLTDSGSETDPNTDNGQQRNVNNNVVLPLNVRNNANSYVRADEFSASNSKRQQQGHDVSLRTDNDQNRQIHLVGEQHEYSNRTQQDVAKSNAIAPLPHPGSSENLPEIKHCAAEQRRPNHDVKPDRQPEPTGNIRIRSVLPDYSEYYNEEGVIII, translated from the exons ATGGATTTCTTTAAAA GTGTGTTGCCACCGTTGCCGAAATTGCCCAAGTTGAAAAAACTACGCCAATGGAATGGTGGCTCACTGTTGAGTCTCAACCAGTTCCCAAATCTGCCCGCAGCATTCAATcttggtagtggtggtggaggtgttCCATCCGCATCCACCAGTACTGCAGCAGCAAACAGTGCTAGTTCGGTACCACGTGGTGATTTCGCACGCCAGCAACATCATCCTGCTCCACCGCGCAAACAGCAGCACATACGCCATTCGTCCGACATTTCGATCATCTCGGCGGCGGTAAGCAGTAGAACACCGGCCGATTACAGCCACCGGGACAATCTCGGTCTGTACGCGCTCAAGTGTGATCGTAGTGCGGCTAAGCGAGGCATTCTGTTGAATCTGCCACGGAAGATAACGCAGGCGGTCGGTGGCTCGGAACCGTCCGGTGTTCCGCCACCGGCAACAATGGTgcatgaaaaattttccccctgCAAGCGACGTCCGGTCATCGTCGCTAGTGAGCTGCCGGTGATTAAACCACCcccgagaagaagaaaacgtcCGCCAGCAAACGAACAGCGGATGAATCAACCGAGACCAGGCCAACAGCAACCGGAGGACATGGATTTGAGCCGATGGCAGAAGAACAGCAGCGAGTTGTTTCGTATCGTGGAACGTGAGTCGGCTAGTGCGGCACGTGCTAGATCAGCTGGAGGTGTTGGTTTGATGCTGACGAAGAAACCGCATCGGGCTGTGCCACCGAAGAGAAATCCACTTTTTGACGGACCAACAACATCCAGCAGCGACGGTGCTGTGGTAGAGCTGGTGGAACAAGTGAAGGCCCAATCGGTCGACAATCTGCTGGCGATGCGATATCATCGCCGCCGCCGGGGAGCATTTGCCGAGCCGGAAAGAGCGCGGGAAGAGAGTGACAGTGAATCGGATCGACAGGCACAATCGTTGCGCATCCATCAACACCATCACCACATTCATCACCGGCGTACATCGTCGGCTGTAAATGGAAAAGTCACTCCATCCGTTGCTACTGATCAACCTATGACCCATCAACTGGTCAATGCACCGCAGCGTAACATACAACTAACGTCGGGTGCAATCTCACTACCGACAACGGCACCGGTCGGCACACCGTCACATCCCTTCCCACTGGATCGTGCGTGCGACTTTTCCATCGACAACAATTCTGACGAGATTGAGGTACGGTTCCGGAAGGGTTACAGTACGGACGAGAGTAGCGAAACGGTCACCAACGTGGCAGTGAAGCTGGATGACACAGAGCGTAGGTCTACCAATCCGGATAACTTGCCTCTACCGCCACGTGTAGTGCAATTACGGCGCACCGACACGGGATCAGCGAATCGGGCAAAAGTGGCCGGATCACCTAGCCGTATGGtgccaaaaaccgaaccggaTGCAACCGGTGTACAAACCGATGCATCCACAGTTCGACAGTTCGTACCGCTTGCCGAGGTACTGCGGAAATCGATCGACAGTGCGGAACTAAAGCGTAAATGGATTAATGACTTTCTATCGCAAGGCAGTGAAACGAATGGTCCAGAGGAGGGACCAATGCCAAAATTCGGTGGCAGCAATGCGGTTGAACCGTTCGTACCACAGCTGGACATTGTGCAGCGTATGGACCGTCAGCTGGAAGAGCTGGAAGGAGTGGATTGCCCATCGGCGAACACCCGGCGACAGGGTTCGAACGGTAGTGTCGATATATTCCGCAAGACGAACTGTGATTTCGACGAATTTGATGAACTGTTTACATCGGCCGAACGCACGGAACAGTCCGGTGGACGAAAAACAGTGAAGCTAAGCGAACAGATCACGTACATCGATCgcagcagcaccaccagcaATCTATGCTTCTCCTCCTCTTCCTTCTCGTGTGCGAGTATGGAGGATGGAAAGCCATCGTtaccatcatcagcaccaccatcattaccacctcctcctcctcctcctcctcctccacctccGCCGCCgcttccaccaccacctcaTCTACCGACTCCAGCAAATGGAGGAAAGGTATGTATGGACGATGGTAGACGCGGCAAACGGCAACCTTCTGGTGAGAGAAAATCAATCGCACACAGCGAACCACCCGGACGTTGTTTAACCGGATATAAAAGTACGGTCAAAATTCAGGATTACAGCAGTAAGCATCTGCAACGTGTACGGTACCTTTCATCGCCATCACCGTCACGCAGCTCGGTAGTAGAACTGCACACCCAGGATAACCATCGGCTGACCGATTCTGGCAGCGAAACCGATCCGAACACCGATAATGGTCAGCAACGGAATGTAAACAATAATGTAGTGCTTCCTTTAAATGTCCGCAATAATGCGAATAGTTACGTACGTGCCGATGAGTTTTCTGCTTCCAATAGCAAGCGACAACAGCAAGGACATGATGTGTCATTGCGCACCGACAATGATCAGAACCGGCAGATACACTTGGTGGGTGAGCAACATGAATACAGCAACCGAACCCAGCAAGATGTGGCAAAGTCTAACGCTATTGCACCACTGCCCCATCCGGGGAGTTCGGAAAACCTGCCAGAG ATTAAACACTGCGCAGCCGAGCAACGTCGACCAAACCACGACGTGAAACCGGATCGTCAACCAGAGCCAACCGGCAACATTCGCATCAGAAGTGTTCTACCGGACTACAGTGAATACTATAACGAGGAGGGTGTCATTATTATATGA
- the LOC125767428 gene encoding uncharacterized protein LOC125767428, with product MASKQDNSNQSGNGEHRNGRKRPADELVKKLAYIKLSDEPKTAPVKEKENPSLVPGKSAPNAKPVFRKVFLEIVPAKEKPVFASTTAAAKKRLRVSSWMPEEFASSSSSGSNSEDERFQPEEQHVQAEPDNMSVSGEQSDDSDTNTDYYTDSTYSYTYDTDSYTDDSDSYTDDSDSDTDDTESTLCAEDLHRLYVSSASSDSE from the exons ATGGCATCGAAGCAAGATAACAGTAATCAGAGCGGTAATGGAGAACATCGCAATGGTCGCAAGCGACCGGCAGACGAATTGGTGAAAAAGTTAGCATACATAAAATTATCAGATGAGCCTAAGACGGCTCCTgtgaaggagaaggaaaatcCTTCCCTGGTTCCCGGTAAAAGCGCGCCAAACGCTAAACCTGTTTTTCGCAAAGTGTTTTTGGAGATCGTACCGGCAAAGGAAAAGCCCGTGTTTGCTAGCACTACGGCGGCAGCAAAGAAACGGCTCCGTGTTTCAAGCTGGATGCCGGAAGAATTTGCATCCAGTTCATCTAGCGGTTCCAATTCGGAAGATGAGCGGTTCCAGCCAGAAGAGCAGCACGTTCAAGCTGAGCCGGATAAC ATGTCGGTTTCCGGTGAGCAATCTGACGATTCTGATACGAATACCGATTATTATACGGACTCTACGTATTCTTATACGTACGATACGGATTCGTATACGGACGATTCGGATTCGTATACGGACGATTCGGATTCTGATACGGACGATACGGAGAGTACACTATGTGCCGAAGATTTGCACCGTTTGTACGTATCGTCGGCATCTTCCGATTCCGAATGA
- the LOC125767385 gene encoding sin3 histone deacetylase corepressor complex component SDS3-like: MAVKFFEMECRFNIYMAIDRENDLDSGDGKRGCDSAEDTDEASENEHSVEERLEIKEQMYQDKLANLLGQLELCKQRKHPEYLKIVEGLQNELDDRLLLNEVERDYLLACAERDCILEKAAAEKEYEEKKAELIENVIADLEDQKKIIEHEFTSMELNGDSIDVKPTVTRKLRRRPNEPLPVPEKRRKPTTNQITFLLDDKEIEHDLKLISRSKPSSASRTAHHAINEGASGSGGSTSQGRAGGAASSTLSSSADQNGSQTEGYAGGTTSTGQGSGGQSSQQPLADTRIEDGKLWYERRWFHRGQAVHVEGRDISRFAANISAIGVEAICVKKTTDGQKVRIFLTHLRRGKVSIKRRAN, from the exons ATGGCGGTAAAGTTTTTCGAAATGGAGTGTAGGTTCAACATATACATGGCGATAGATCGGGAAAATGATCTAGATAGCGGTGATGGGAAACGCGGTTGTGACAGCGCGGAAG ATACGGACGAAGCGAGCGAAAACGAGCACAGCGTAGAAGAACGGCTTGAAATTAAGGAGCAAATGTACCAGGACAAGCTCGCCAATCTGTTGGGCCAGCTGGAATTGTGCAAGCAGCGCAAACATCCGGAATACTTGAAGATTGTGGAGGGTTTGCAAAACGAGCTGGACGACCGTTTGCTGTTGAACGAGGTGGAGCGTGATTACCTGCTGGCGTGCGCCGAGCGTGATTGCATCCTGGAGAAGGCCGCTGCGGAGAAGGAGTACGAAGAAAAGAAGGCCGAGCTGATTGAAAACGTGATTGCTGATCTCGAGGACCAGAAGAAAATTATTGAACACGAGTTCACCTCGATGGAGCTGAACGGGGACTCGATTGACGTGAAGCCAACGGTAACCCGGAAGCTGCGGCGTCGACCGAATGAACCACTGCCGGTGCCGGAAAAACGTCGCAAACCCACAACGAATCAGATAACGTTTCTGCTGGACGATAAGGAGATTGAGCACGATTTGAAGCTGATTTCACGCAGCAAACCAAGCTCAGCCAGCCGTACGGCACATCACGCTATAAATGAGGGAGCGAGCGGAAGCGGTGGTTCCACCTCACAGGGCAGGGCGGGCGGTGCTGCTTCCAGCACGCTGTCCAGTTCGGCCGATCAAAATGGTTCCCAGACGGAGGGCTACGCTGGCGGAACAACATCCACC GGTCAAGGATCCGGTGGACAATCGAGCCAGCAACCGCTAGCGGATACGCGAATCGAGGACGGCAAGCTGTGGTACGAGCGGCGCTGGTTCCACCGCGGCCAAGCGGTACACGTGGAGGGACGGGACATTTCACGCTTTGCCGCCAACATATCCGCGATCGGTGTTGAGGCAATCTGTGTAAAGAAGACAACCGATGGTCAGAAGGTGCGCATCTTTCTGACCCACTTGCGCCGGGGCAAAGTATCCATTAAGCGTAGAGCAAAttag